The Esox lucius isolate fEsoLuc1 chromosome 20, fEsoLuc1.pri, whole genome shotgun sequence region AATGAATCATGACATCAAGCAATGTGTTTTGTGATACAACCCTTCAGTCATGTCAGCAGagtggatgttattttaatttttatattttttttaaagagaaatGGAGTCATTGCCAAAACAAACCAGAGTATTTGCCTCCCGAGCAATATTGCAGATTGGGCCAAAGAGTTTTATAACTGACTGCTTTCTAGAGAATGCAATGGAAATCTAGACCTTCGCAGACCAACTTGTTCAGGTGCTCTTCTAGGAATATCTTTAAATCTGTAAATCTGCATcactgaaatgttattgttacgCTGTATGTAATGATCATGTTATTATTTCAGCCCTAACTCAACATCACAAAGGATAAAGCTGTGTGTCAATAGTCTTGAATCTGTTGTGAATCAGTTTTTTCCAAATATGAAtctgttgtttctgtttcttttcatGCAGATTCGTAGGAATCAACGCCTCCGACATCAACTACTCTGCGGGCCGCTATGACCCCACGCTGAAGCCGCCATTCGAAGTCGGGTTCGAGGGCATCGGCGAGGTGGTTGGACTCGGCCTGAGCGCCAGCGCCCACCACACAGTCGGCGACACCGTGGCCTACTTCTACGACGGGGCCTTCGCAGAGTACACCCTGATACCCGCGAAAAAGAGCGTTCCCGTTCCCTCGGTGAAGCCGGAGTTCCTCACCCTCCTGGTGAGCGGTGCCACGGCCTACATCGCCATGAAGAAGCTCGGTGACCTAGCGGCTGGCCAGACGGTGCTGGTGACGGCCGCTGGCGGCGGCACAGGGCAGTTTGCTGTTCAGTTCGCCAAGCAGGCCGGATGCCATGTCGTGGGCACTTGCTCGTCCAACGAGAAGGCCGGCTTTCTGAAGACCATCGGCTGCGACAGGCCCATCGTCTATACATCTGAGGACCTGGCCACCACGCTGCGCAAGGAGTACCCCCGAGGCGTGGACGTGGTGTACGAGTCGGTAGGCGGCAGTACCTTCGACCTGGCGGTCAACTGTCTGGCTAATAAAGGCAGACTAATTGTGATAGGGTTCATATCGGGGTACCAGACGGCATCGGGTATCCCCACCATCCGAGGGGGGACACTGCCTGTTAAGTTGCTCCAGAAGTCGGCCAGCATAAGGGGCTTTTTCCTACCTCACTTCCTGGGGGACTACAAGGAGGCAATGGGGAACATGATGCATTCATTCGCCAAGGGGAAGCTAGTGTGCGAGGTGGACTGTGGGGACCTGGCCCCTGAGGGCCGTTTTGTGGGGCTAGAGTCTGTCTTTAGAGCAGTGGAGTACATGTACGCAGGGAAAAATGTTGGAAAGGTGGTGGTGGAGTTAGGTTCACCATCTCTGGACAGCAAACTGTGACTTGCCTTAATGTGAATGTACTGGAGTAGCAAATGAAATGTACTAATGAAAAGAGAATAATAAAATGAGTGAATGAAAAGagaatttgaaaaggaaattatCCAAACAGTGAAAAGGGACattcagtcaatatattttttcactgtTTATTTTACCTAATgaagttattttattattgtaacgTGGTATGTTAGGGACCGTTCCTTGTATAAAAGTTCTGAAGCGAAGCCAACTGGTTCTTTAGGTGAACGAATATCATCCTGAAGACCATTGCTGTAAAACCAAGATGGTGTAAAACCACATTGAGCAACCCTCTAGATCCTTTTCCAAGCTTACAAATCtcacacaaatgttttcaatagtcCTGTGCTCAAGGATGGAACTCGAATTTTAACATCCTCTAATTTATGGTAACAATAACAAGGCAGTATTCAGTCACACTGTGACTGCATTGACGGTCCACAACCTAGGCATGATTTGACAATGTACTGACATATCACCTGTAAATGTCCCTGTATTTATACAGGAAAACTACAATGTTGAATAATGATCACATTATATTACATGTTTAAAcctgtcattgttttcacatATAGTAGCAAGCAAGGCTAGTGTATATGGCCCATTTGTCAAAGACACACAGTGTCTActtaaatatatacaaatgtgGGGGCCCTGAATGCACCAGAAGTGAAGTTGTGCCTCAGGTAGCTGGGTCACTTGACAGACCATGGTTCAAATCCAGAACTCGGATTGGCCTAGGGGTCCCACAAAGGGAAATGCAATTGGCTGTCCCAGTccgggttgggggggggggggtagtttgATTTAGAAGCCTTGCTACGTCACTCTCAAGCTTCTTCTTTTGGCAGCTTGGGTGCCTGGGAGCTCAATCAAGATAGAAGGCTGGAGAGTGCGTTCCTTCCGGCATGTAAGCATTCCCGTctatacttcctggttgagtgagcagcatGACAAGACCCAGAACGTCAACTGATGTGATTTGCAAGACACTCATCTTGACATCGACTGTTccactgggagttgctgcaataAAGCAGGGCCTTGATCAAGAATTGGATGTCATGAAATTGGTGACAAAAACagggtaaaagtaaaaaaaaaaaaatacagaatcagGTGGAAAAGCATTATATTCTAATTAACAAATCAATAGCACTTTTGCAAATATCTCTTAAATGTATCTTAAAGATAAATAATTgtcttaaagaaaatctaaatcaAGTTTGTTTTGTAGCACAGTCGGTAGTCAGAAGTAAAGCAGCATTTGTAGCATTTGGTATTTTATAGCAGGTTTGTTGCTGATAGAAACAGCATCCCATAATCCATCTTTCCATTCACATGCCCCAAGCCGcacataataaaatattagtCTAGCTAACCAGAACTGGGGTTGAAAATACCATTAGTTTTTCCCCACAACAAGCAGAAAGTCACTTATATTAAATGTCTTCTTGAATGTCCTTTGACATCAGTTTCATTTCTTtatcttttgtttgtctttgttatTTTTACAATGAGGATCTGGTTCAAATTTTTTGGAGTTTCTTATAACTAACTGTTGTGTTCTAGCAATTTGTATTGCAAGtagtttatataaaaatgttgaatgAAATATAGAACCTGTTTAAGCTAAATATCATGATATGGCCTTGTGAGGGGCAGATGGGAGCCTTGGAAAGATGTTGGGAAAAGGccttttcaaataattaaaaatattcCAAATTAATACTCTTGGGCCCTTTTTAAGAAAGTGAGTGAAGATCATTgaagcatttgtttttattaaagatTCTTCATTTAACCTGAAGGAATACCAGCAAAAATATCTGTTTCTGGGGAGGGGGCGTCTGTGTGTTCATGCAGAATGAACATGTCATTTCCTCTTCCAGGTGGCCACTCAAAACAGATCCCAGTGTGAAATACGTTACAGGTGTGACCCCAGCATGCAAAGCTGCTACCTTCGCCAGGCAGGCAGCTCAGGAAATCAGAACCATGCCTAGCAGAAT contains the following coding sequences:
- the LOC105019315 gene encoding prostaglandin reductase 3 isoform X2; the encoded protein is MQWKSRPSQTNLFRFVGINASDINYSAGRYDPTLKPPFEVGFEGIGEVVGLGLSASAHHTVGDTVAYFYDGAFAEYTLIPAKKSVPVPSVKPEFLTLLVSGATAYIAMKKLGDLAAGQTVLVTAAGGGTGQFAVQFAKQAGCHVVGTCSSNEKAGFLKTIGCDRPIVYTSEDLATTLRKEYPRGVDVVYESVGGSTFDLAVNCLANKGRLIVIGFISGYQTASGIPTIRGGTLPVKLLQKSASIRGFFLPHFLGDYKEAMGNMMHSFAKGKLVCEVDCGDLAPEGRFVGLESVFRAVEYMYAGKNVGKVVVELGSPSLDSKL
- the LOC105019315 gene encoding prostaglandin reductase 3 isoform X1; this translates as MSTSFLLRNGRRAISIISGGRRGTDALSGVNFISRHFIIDLSYSTHFMDFKGSSIPSSMKKLVVTKLSQNFRDAVALQTVPVPTPGDGELLVRNRFVGINASDINYSAGRYDPTLKPPFEVGFEGIGEVVGLGLSASAHHTVGDTVAYFYDGAFAEYTLIPAKKSVPVPSVKPEFLTLLVSGATAYIAMKKLGDLAAGQTVLVTAAGGGTGQFAVQFAKQAGCHVVGTCSSNEKAGFLKTIGCDRPIVYTSEDLATTLRKEYPRGVDVVYESVGGSTFDLAVNCLANKGRLIVIGFISGYQTASGIPTIRGGTLPVKLLQKSASIRGFFLPHFLGDYKEAMGNMMHSFAKGKLVCEVDCGDLAPEGRFVGLESVFRAVEYMYAGKNVGKVVVELGSPSLDSKL